GGGTTAGTACCAAGTTGGTGACTTTAATACCCAGCTCTTTGATCAGAGCGGCCAGTTGTTTTACATCACCGCCTGGATCGACCACGACACCTTCCATGGTTTCGTCACACCACACGATGGAGCAGTTTTGTGAAAAAGAAGTGACGGGCACCACTTGGTACTTCAGAGACATATTGAAACCTTACTGAATATCTAAACTGGCGAAACTATGACATTTGGTAAGGTTTTTGACAACCTTGTGTTACTCAATCTCGTCTACCAGCGACGAACTGGTCCGGTATCAATGTGAACAAAGTGACTTCTCGGATAATAGCCGACGCCTCCCGCTTGAAGTTCAATAGCGGCATCACGGACCTTTTTCAGATCTACACCTTCGAGCCGAAAGTCTATCGCCTGTCCCAGCATATGGTAGCTCTTCTTGGCCACCCCACTCGACTTAGCACGCAGTACTTCGTTAGTCTTTGGAGAGCGATAACCTGAAATGATCTGCACTTCTGCATCCACCCCAAGTTGAGATTGAATCAAGGAGATCTGGTCGAAGAGGAACTTGTCCATCTTGTGAACTTCATTACGGCGGAAATCGCGACAAATATTGTCAATACGACCCAGTTCATTCGCCACATAATCTCGACCGTCAAAGTA
This window of the Vibrio neptunius genome carries:
- a CDS encoding DUF882 domain-containing protein, which gives rise to MDFSRRDFIKLAGSGLVVASCTPSVAFASLPDQPRALAFNNLHTGEALESCYFDGRDYVANELGRIDNICRDFRRNEVHKMDKFLFDQISLIQSQLGVDAEVQIISGYRSPKTNEVLRAKSSGVAKKSYHMLGQAIDFRLEGVDLKKVRDAAIELQAGGVGYYPRSHFVHIDTGPVRRW